Below is a genomic region from Paraburkholderia phenazinium.
TCGGTTACGGCACCGACCCTTGCCAACAAAGAGTGCTTTCCATGGGCCGGCTACATTTGGTTCTGCCAGACCAAGACCATTCCAACGTCAGAATTGTTTGGCTACACCGTTGGTTCGTGTCTGCCGTGAGTTCTCTGCAACTAGAGTAAAGTTCAGCAAAATCGCAGGGTGCGTCGGAGCTAGAATTTGGTAGAGGCACCAGCAGGGTGACTGCTACCTGACCGGCCGGAGCTCCGCTCGGCGAGTCGGGCATCGCAACTCACCGGTCTGGAACGCCGGTTTCTTACTTGAGGCTACCAGACAGAAACTGCTTCAAGCGGTCGCTACGAGGAGCACCCAATACTTCGTCTGGAGAGCCTTCCTCCTCAGTGCGCCCCTGGTGCAGGAACATTACACGATTGGACACATTTCGCGCGAAACCCATCTCATGCGTAACCACAATCATCGTCCGACCTTCTTCGGCAAGTTTCTGCATCACTTTCAGAACCTCACCGACGAGTTCAGGGTCGAGCGCTGAAGTAGGCTCATCAAACAGCATGGCGTCAGGATTCATGGCAAGTGCGCGGGCAATGGCTACCCGCTGCTGCTGGCCACCCGACAAATGCGATGGATACTGTTGCTCGACGCGCGAAGGTAGACCGACTTTTTCGAGGAAAGTACGCGCGCGCTCCTCTGCCTCGCGACGCGACAACCCAAGGACGTGCATGGGTGCTTCGATGATGTTTTCGAGCACGTTCATATGTGCCCACAGGTTGAAATGCTGAAAGACCATCGCAAGTCTGGTTCGCATGCGCTGGAGTTGCTTCCGGTCCGCGACGTCAATATTTCCGACCGCGTCGACCTTAGTTTTGACCTCTTCGCCGTCGACAACAATTCGACCGCTGTTCGGCCGCTCCAGGAAGTTAATGCAACGCAAAAAGGTGCTCTTCCCGGAGCCACTTGCGCCGATGATGCTGATGACATCCCCTTTTTTAGCGTTCAGCGATACCCCTTTCAAAACCTCGTTTTCGCCGAAGCGCTTGTGGATGTCGTGAACCGCCAGCTTGACAGGATTGCTTTGAGACGTTTGGCGCAGCATAGTATTCCCTTTTCAATGCGTAGAATCTTCGAAGATGCCGGGCACTAGCCCCCGGGACATCACAGAAAGACGCTCAATCGCCCCGCCGCCATATAGCCGTTGCTAGCGTCGAAAGTAAGCGTCGGACGTTAGCTGGCTGACGCGCGTTTGACGTGTCCTTTTGCGTCCAATACTTCAACAGGCCTGCGCTGCAGGTGCGGGGAGAGGCGCTTCTCTACGTACTGCATCGCCCGCGTGATGACAAAGTTTATGAAGAGGTAGATGGCTCCAGCGCAGATAAAAATAGGAATTGCGTTATACGTCTCGGATATCAATTTGTAGGCGATGCCGGTGACCTCCATCAGCGTAATAATGCTCGCCAGGGACGTCGACTTAATCATCAGGATGACTTCGTTGCTGTATGCAGGCAGTGCCTGCCGCAACGCGACCGGGAAAACAATCCGCCGAAAGGTTTTGGGTCCCGACATCCCGCAAGCCCATGCTGCCTCAACCTGACCGTAGGGCACGGACAGGATGCCTCCGCGAATGATTACTGCGCCGTATGCCGCTGTGTTGAGCGAGAGCGCGAGGATTGCACACCAGAAAGGTTCTCTCAGATACGCCCAAAGGAAGCTATGTCGGACGAACGCAAGTTGTCCAAGCCCGTAGTAAATGAGGAACAGTTGCACGAGAAGCGGCGTGCCCCGGAACGCGAATACGTAAGCTCTTACCAAAAGGACGAGTGGCTTGGGCCCATAAAGCTGCAACGTTGCGAGGATTACTGCCAGCACCGCGCCCGCGCTCACCGAGATGGCCGCGAGTTCAAGCGTTTTCGGAACTCCGGATAGCAAGCTGAGGAGCGTGTCTGCAACAAATTGAAAGTTCATCACGCTCTCCTTACCCCACGGAATGCGTGTGCTTCCACGCGTCTGAAACCCCAGGAGGTCACAGAGGAAATTGCGAGGTAAAGCAAAGCGGCCGTCGCATAAAAATAGAATGGCTGATGTGTCGAACCACTCCCCACGGCCGACTGACGCATCAACTCGACCAAGCCAATGACGGAGATGAGGGCCGACTCTTTCAACACCAACTGCCAGACGTTCTCCATTCCGGGAATGGCGTATCGAACTAGTTGAGGAGCAATAATGCGGCGCAAAAGCAGTGAGCTGCTCATGCCGTATGCGCGACCGGCTTCCATCTGGCCTGAATGAATGGCGAGAAATGCGCCCCGCAGTACCTCCGACTGGTAAGCACCAGATACACAACCAATCGCGAGCGCACCGGTTGCGAAGGTCGGCGCGGAGACGAATCCCTGGCTGCCAAACATCGCCGCAAAGTGGCTCAAAACTGAACTTCCGCCAAAGTACAACAGGTAGATGACGAGCAGGTCGGGAACACCCCGCAACACGGTAGCATAGGCGTCGGCGAGCAGGCGCGCCGATGCATATTTCGACAGTCGCGCCCAGCATACTGCCGAGCCGAACATCAGTCCGACAAGAAATCCGCTGGCGGCAACAGCAACGCTCATTAGCGCCGCCGAGAGCATCAACGCACCCCAGCCTTCGGGGCTGAAGCCCATGAGGGCTATATATTCAGTTCCAAACACGACGTGTCTCCTTCAAATCAAGCAGCGTGGCCTGGTCGAAAAATTGAGCGGCCGGCTTCGTTCCTAGTTTAAGTTTGAGTCCGTCGCTACAACCTCAGACGAAAAACGCGTGGGGCTGAATGCTTCTATAGAGAAGTCAGATTTCCCATCAACTATCAAATCGGCTAGGACCGAGCCGACGATAGGACCGAGCTGGAATCCATGACCAGAAAAGCCGAAAGCGTGCCAAATTCCAGCGGACGTTTT
It encodes:
- a CDS encoding ABC transporter permease, whose protein sequence is MGFSPEGWGALMLSAALMSVAVAASGFLVGLMFGSAVCWARLSKYASARLLADAYATVLRGVPDLLVIYLLYFGGSSVLSHFAAMFGSQGFVSAPTFATGALAIGCVSGAYQSEVLRGAFLAIHSGQMEAGRAYGMSSSLLLRRIIAPQLVRYAIPGMENVWQLVLKESALISVIGLVELMRQSAVGSGSTHQPFYFYATAALLYLAISSVTSWGFRRVEAHAFRGVRRA
- a CDS encoding ABC transporter ATP-binding protein, which produces MLRQTSQSNPVKLAVHDIHKRFGENEVLKGVSLNAKKGDVISIIGASGSGKSTFLRCINFLERPNSGRIVVDGEEVKTKVDAVGNIDVADRKQLQRMRTRLAMVFQHFNLWAHMNVLENIIEAPMHVLGLSRREAEERARTFLEKVGLPSRVEQQYPSHLSGGQQQRVAIARALAMNPDAMLFDEPTSALDPELVGEVLKVMQKLAEEGRTMIVVTHEMGFARNVSNRVMFLHQGRTEEEGSPDEVLGAPRSDRLKQFLSGSLK
- a CDS encoding ABC transporter permease — encoded protein: MNFQFVADTLLSLLSGVPKTLELAAISVSAGAVLAVILATLQLYGPKPLVLLVRAYVFAFRGTPLLVQLFLIYYGLGQLAFVRHSFLWAYLREPFWCAILALSLNTAAYGAVIIRGGILSVPYGQVEAAWACGMSGPKTFRRIVFPVALRQALPAYSNEVILMIKSTSLASIITLMEVTGIAYKLISETYNAIPIFICAGAIYLFINFVITRAMQYVEKRLSPHLQRRPVEVLDAKGHVKRASAS